In one Niallia taxi genomic region, the following are encoded:
- a CDS encoding sensor histidine kinase encodes MVKADQLYWIILWAVSAVHIGLFYYVFHWHFSLWIMALILLAGICLYYKRGKALITEMGWRLHALFWSVQTIIAAVALTLKIEWLWIVFFLLFWVIELLRNMVTVELSEVRRELVRTDGEREKMNETFRTVRSERHDFLKHIAAIHYMVEKNEFKEASAYLNVLVDGYKETNLSIKGESGAVAAILHQHYMKAQKENIEVIYDLDVPISVMPVPDKELVALVGNLLENSLEACLEWQKANQQQAFITLNLVKRSGLYILTLRNRAMPIPAKVLDRLYIQFGNSTKAGSGRGIGTKVIYEIVKKHQGVLDFVYKEEEFTVKIKLPAIR; translated from the coding sequence ATGGTGAAGGCAGATCAACTTTATTGGATTATATTATGGGCAGTTTCCGCCGTTCATATAGGATTGTTTTATTACGTCTTTCACTGGCACTTTTCCTTATGGATAATGGCTCTCATACTGTTAGCAGGAATATGTTTATATTATAAACGAGGGAAAGCTCTAATAACTGAAATGGGATGGAGGCTTCATGCTTTATTCTGGAGTGTGCAAACAATTATTGCAGCAGTAGCACTAACTTTGAAGATAGAATGGCTGTGGATTGTTTTTTTCCTGTTGTTCTGGGTTATTGAACTACTTAGAAATATGGTAACAGTTGAATTGTCAGAGGTGAGAAGGGAATTAGTACGAACTGATGGGGAAAGGGAAAAAATGAATGAGACGTTCCGAACAGTCAGAAGTGAACGCCATGACTTCCTGAAGCATATAGCTGCCATTCATTATATGGTTGAGAAAAATGAATTTAAAGAAGCATCAGCATATTTGAATGTACTTGTTGATGGCTATAAGGAAACAAACCTCTCTATTAAGGGTGAAAGTGGAGCAGTTGCTGCTATCTTGCATCAACATTATATGAAAGCTCAAAAAGAAAATATAGAAGTAATTTATGATTTAGATGTCCCTATTTCTGTCATGCCAGTGCCAGATAAAGAGCTTGTAGCTCTTGTTGGCAATTTGCTTGAAAATAGTCTTGAGGCCTGCTTAGAATGGCAAAAAGCCAATCAGCAGCAAGCTTTTATCACATTGAATTTAGTGAAACGAAGTGGATTATATATATTAACTTTAAGAAATCGTGCAATGCCCATCCCTGCAAAAGTACTGGATCGGCTCTATATTCAATTCGGAAATTCAACAAAGGCAGGTAGCGGTAGGGGTATCGGAACAAAGGTAATTTATGAAATTGTAAAAAAACATCAAGGTGTTTTGGATTTTGTTTACAAGGAAGAAGAATTTACGGTCAAGATTAAACTGCCAGCTATCCGCTGA
- the cls gene encoding cardiolipin synthase: MYTFLIIIGILLLLIFLLYIDFIVGKAITKRKVTRRNYPFRESNFQIFNDGKDLFPDLFQELENAEKHIHILFYTVKADTISTQFLEILERKAQDGIEVRLLLDWLGSFQIRKKIRNKLKEAGVEFAYCNRPTLPFFYSLQVRNHRKISIIDGKISYVGGFNIGKDYIHANLKLSPWRDYHFKMTGEGVEDLQREFLLDWTDATKTNLLQNPIYFPEQPKGNARHQIIPTQGVYLEDVLCGLIRNTRKTLFIGTPYFIPSKRIMKELCMAQDRNVTITLLLPTKPDHILVKEASFPYLRTLLKGGARAYHYKHGFFHGKIITADDEICLVGTPNFDKRSIFLNHELVCCIFEPSFITEMNSIVDKDIAVSEKYTLEYLEKPKPKTVLLEWIAKLFAPLL, encoded by the coding sequence ATGTATACTTTTTTAATAATCATTGGTATTTTGTTACTGCTTATCTTTTTACTTTATATAGATTTCATTGTAGGCAAAGCTATCACTAAGCGAAAGGTTACGAGAAGAAATTATCCGTTTCGAGAAAGTAACTTTCAAATCTTCAACGACGGAAAAGACCTCTTTCCAGACTTATTCCAAGAGCTGGAGAATGCTGAAAAGCATATACATATATTATTTTACACTGTAAAAGCAGATACAATTAGCACACAGTTTTTAGAAATTCTTGAAAGAAAGGCACAGGATGGGATTGAGGTAAGACTGTTGCTCGATTGGCTCGGAAGCTTCCAAATCAGAAAAAAAATCCGCAATAAGTTAAAGGAAGCAGGAGTGGAGTTTGCTTATTGCAATAGACCAACACTGCCATTTTTCTATTCTTTGCAGGTTAGAAATCATCGGAAGATATCTATAATTGATGGAAAAATCAGCTATGTTGGCGGTTTTAATATCGGAAAAGATTATATTCACGCCAATTTAAAATTAAGTCCATGGAGGGACTACCATTTTAAAATGACAGGTGAAGGTGTCGAAGACCTGCAGCGCGAATTTTTATTAGACTGGACCGATGCCACAAAAACAAATCTGCTTCAGAATCCTATTTACTTTCCCGAACAGCCTAAAGGAAATGCCCGACATCAGATCATTCCAACCCAAGGAGTCTATTTAGAGGATGTTCTTTGCGGACTTATCCGTAATACACGGAAAACACTATTTATTGGCACTCCCTATTTCATTCCTAGCAAAAGGATAATGAAAGAGCTTTGCATGGCCCAAGACAGAAATGTCACAATCACACTGCTATTGCCAACAAAGCCTGATCATATTTTAGTAAAGGAAGCCTCCTTTCCCTATTTACGTACCCTGTTAAAGGGTGGTGCAAGGGCTTATCATTATAAACATGGTTTTTTTCATGGTAAGATTATTACAGCAGATGATGAAATTTGTCTTGTCGGCACTCCTAATTTTGATAAGAGAAGCATTTTCTTGAACCATGAACTGGTTTGCTGTATTTTTGAACCTAGCTTTATTACAGAAATGAACAGCATTGTTGATAAGGATATTGCCGTATCAGAAAAATACACGCTTGAATACTTAGAAAAGCCTAAACCTAAAACAGTATTGCTAGAGTGGATTGCCAAATTATTTGCACCTCTGCTGTAA
- the uvsE gene encoding UV DNA damage repair endonuclease UvsE, giving the protein MKFRFGYVSTATNLWDASPSKTMTFARYKELPEEERKQRLLEITKTNLINTKRALHYNIGHEIMLYRMSSSIVPLATHPDVMWDYLTPFKEEFAEIGQLVKDHGLRVSFHPNQYTLFTSPRPEVTKNAVIDMEYHYKLLEAMGVEDRSVINIHIGGTYGDKEQTLIRFYENIKSLPLHIKKIMTLENDDKTYNTEETLTVCQNETIPLVFDYHHHMANLCDKPLDELLLPIFGTWKHRGITPKIHLSSPKSEKTFRSHADFVNAEFVKPLIQLLRPLQMDVDFMIEAKLKDQACLQLVEDLSKIRGIKRIGGATLEWN; this is encoded by the coding sequence ATGAAATTCAGATTTGGATATGTTTCCACAGCGACGAACCTTTGGGACGCTTCGCCCTCCAAAACAATGACCTTTGCACGTTACAAAGAACTGCCTGAGGAAGAACGGAAACAAAGGCTTCTGGAAATAACAAAAACAAATCTCATCAACACGAAAAGAGCATTGCATTACAATATCGGGCATGAAATCATGCTGTACCGCATGTCAAGCTCCATTGTTCCACTAGCAACACACCCTGATGTTATGTGGGATTATCTCACTCCATTTAAGGAAGAGTTTGCAGAAATTGGACAACTCGTAAAGGATCATGGGCTGCGAGTCAGCTTTCATCCTAATCAATATACGTTATTCACTTCGCCAAGACCGGAAGTAACAAAGAATGCTGTCATTGATATGGAATATCATTACAAATTGCTAGAAGCAATGGGAGTAGAGGATAGAAGTGTTATTAACATTCATATTGGCGGCACATACGGTGACAAGGAGCAAACACTTATCCGCTTTTATGAAAATATCAAGTCATTGCCATTGCATATTAAGAAGATAATGACATTAGAAAATGATGACAAGACGTATAACACAGAGGAAACATTAACAGTATGTCAAAACGAAACAATTCCGCTTGTTTTTGACTATCATCATCATATGGCAAACTTATGTGATAAACCACTAGATGAACTTCTATTGCCAATATTTGGAACTTGGAAACACCGCGGAATTACTCCGAAAATTCATTTGTCTTCTCCCAAATCAGAGAAGACATTCCGCTCACATGCAGATTTTGTAAACGCGGAGTTTGTCAAACCACTCATCCAGCTATTGCGTCCCCTTCAAATGGACGTCGATTTCATGATTGAAGCAAAGCTGAAGGATCAAGCTTGTTTACAGCTTGTTGAGGATTTAAGCAAAATTCGCGGGATTAAAAGAATCGGTGGAGCCACATTAGAATGGAATTAA
- a CDS encoding XapX domain-containing protein produces MKLLLLALITGFLTGFIFALLKLPIPAPGALPGIIGIVGIYAGFKVYVSLEPWISSLFTKH; encoded by the coding sequence ATGAAGTTACTTTTATTAGCACTTATAACCGGATTTTTGACAGGTTTTATCTTTGCTTTACTCAAGCTGCCAATACCAGCGCCAGGGGCATTGCCTGGGATAATCGGAATTGTTGGCATTTATGCAGGATTTAAAGTTTATGTTAGCTTAGAGCCATGGATCTCTAGCTTGTTTACAAAGCATTGA